CTGATCCGCCGGAGCGTCGAGGAGCGTCGGTGGTCCATCGGCCCGGAGAACCCCGACACCCTCTACGTGACCAGCAGCCTGGCCGACCTGCTCCGGGACCGAGGCCGGCTGGACGAGGCCGAGGAGATGCTCCGGTCTTGCCTGGCAGCCCAGCGCCGCATCCTCGGGCCGGACCACCGAGACACGCTGCAAACCGCCCACCGGCTCGATCGCCTGATCGAGGACCGTTCTCGCTCCGCCTCCGCCCCCGCCCCCTCGACGCTACAGCCGGGGATGAGCCCCCCCTGACCCCGGCCCGCTCGGCAGGCTCCTCGCATCCTCGCCCTCCCCGGACGGCTGCCGGCGCCTGGCTGTGAACGCCCGATGGGCGATCGGGTTGCGAATTCGAGAAACTTTCCGCGTATCCCCGGCCCCTGGTTCGCGGGGTAAGGGGTAGGGAGGTTCGCCGATGACCGAGACGACCCGGCTCGTCCAGAACCTGATCGATCAGGCCCTCCGGGGGGACATTGCCGCCCGCCAGGAGTTGCTGGAGGTGCATCGAGAGCACCTCCGACGCATGGTCGCCGCCCGCCTCGATCGCCGGCTTACCTCCCGAGTCGACCCCTCTGACGTCGTCCAGGAGACGCTGGCCGACGCCTCGAAGCGGATGGACGACTATTTGAGGGAACGGCCCCTGCCCTTCCTCGGCTGGCTGCGCCAGCTCGCCGGCGAGCGGGTCATCGACGCCCACCGCAGGCACATCGCCTCGCAGCGCCGGAGCATCACCCGGGAGTCCCGGGCCGATGCCCATCCCGACGACTCGTCCCGGGCCCTCGCCCGCCGGTTCCTGGCGAACGACACCAGCCCGAGCAACCGGCTCTCGCGTCGGGAGCGATGCGATCAGGTCATGGCCGCGCTGGCCTCCCTGTCCGCCCGGGATCGCGAGGTCCTGGTAATGCGCTACCTCGAACAGCTCGACGCGGCCCAGATCGCCGAGGCGCTCGGGATCACCAGGGGGGCGGTGAAGGCCCGCCTGCTCCGGGCCCTGATCCACATGAGGGGCCGGCTGGAGGCGGACGGATGACCGACCGCGCCGGCCCCGGAGAGGATCCCAGGCTCGCCGAGCTGACCGAGGCGATCACCAGGCGCCTCCTGGCGGGCGAGCCGATCGACTCGCCCGACGACCCGGCCCAGCCCCCCGACTGCGCCGAATCGATCCGGGAACTCCTGCCGACGATCCTCGAGCTCGTCGGACTCGGCCGGGGCGTGGCCCGAGCCGGACAGCCCTCCCCGCCCCCGCTCCCAGGCTGATCTCAATCCTCGACCGGAGACCACTCCCCGTGACGAACCGAACCGACCGGCCTCGCATCTCCGCCCTCCTCCTGTCGGTCGCGGGCGCCTCGCTCCTGGCCGCGGCCGGTTGCGGCGACGACGACGGCGTCGTCCGAGGCGCTGGGTCGATCGACGTCCCGAAGCCGAACACGTTCTACAGCCCCGAGGAGGCGGCCGCCCACGCCGGCGGCGCCTCCGAGTCCTCCCCCGACGCCGGCCGCTGACCGGCCGGGGGGCCCGCCATCACCACCTCTCCCACCTCGATTCGTCATCTCTATCCCCATCTCGAGAGGAGCCGCCCATGCACCCCAACGATTCCGGCCCCCGCCCGTGTCGGCGCCGACACCGGGGCTTCACGCTGATCGAGCTGTTGGTGGTGATCGCCATCATCGGCGTGCTGATCGCCCTGCTGCTGCCCGCGGTCCAGGCCGCCCGGGAGGCGGCCCGGCGCGCCCAGTGCGTCAACAACCTGAAGCAGATGTCGCTGGCGGCCAACAACTACGAGGCGACCTACGGCTCCTACCCGCCGGCCATGCTCGTCACATGGCCGAGCGTCGGCTTCTCCTCGCTGGTCCACCTCTGCCAGTACATGGAGCAGGTCCCGCTCTACAACTCGGTGAACTTCGGGCTCTCCTACTTCTTCCCCGCCAACTACACGGTCGCCGGCACCGGCTTCTCGGCGCTCTTCTGCCCGAGCGACGAGTCGGCCTTCGTATCCACCCCCATCCAGTACGGGCCGCCGACCTATCAGCAATTTCACAACCATTACTCGGGGGTCGTCGGCCCCTGGATGGCTTGGGGCATTCAGATAGGGCCGTCGGGCCTGCCCACGACTGACCCGCAGCTGTCCCAGCATGCGAAGGGGACGATCATCCCCGGCGGGCGGGTCACCGTCGCCTCGGTCCGGGACGGCACGAGCAACACGATGATGTACACCGAGACCGGCCACGGGGTCTTCAACGAGAACTCCCGGGGCTATCTCCACCAGTGGAACGTCGGCCAGCCGACCGACTGGTGCCTCGAGGCCCGGTTCCCGCCCAACTGGGGCCGGCGCTACTCCGACCCGGGCAACGCGGCGCTGGAGCAGTGGGCCCCCTTCAACGCCATGAGCTTCCACCCCGGCGGCGTGAACGTCGCGTTCTGCGACGGCTCGATCCGGTTCCTCAAGGACACGGTCGACTCGTGGACCGTCCCCGCTCCCCAGGTCGACGGCCTGCCGACGGGCACGAGCCGGACCCCCGCCCCTCCCGGATCCGATTACGGCCTGACCGTCGCGCCGGGGGCGAAGGTGGGCGTCTATCAGAAGCTCGCGACCCGGAACGGCGGCGAGTTGGTGAGCGCTGACGAGTATTGACCCGCCCCGTCCTGATCGCCGAGGCCAGCGATCCCGCCCCCCGGGGAGAGTGAGCGAAGCCCATGCAGCTCGCCCCGATGACGATGGTATTGATCCTCGCGTCCCTCGTCCCTGCCGCCGCGACGGCACAGGACCCGGGGCCGACCGGGCCCTCGGCCGACTTCGAGGCGCTGAGGCGGGAGTACCAGGCCGCCGAGGAGGCCTTCCGCAAATACCTCCGGGAGGAGTACAAGGAGGCGGACGCGGAGGGGTGCCGCCTCTACATCCCCTTCTCGGAGACGCCCCCCGCGCAGTTCGCCCGGAGGTTCCTCGGGTTCGCCGAGGCGCATCCCGACCACCCGTCCGCCTTCGACTCCCTCGAGCACGCCATCCGGGGGAGCTACGAGTATCCGGACGTCCGGGGCCGCACGCTCGACCTGCTCCGGGTGTCCTACGTCACCGAGCCGGAGATCGAGCGGCTCGTCGTGCCGCTGATCATCTCCCACGACGGGCCGACCGACGACTTGGTCTTCGAGATCATCGCCCGCAACCCCGACCCCGAGATCCGCATCCTGGCCTACAAGGCGCTGATCCGCCGGGCCGAGGAGTCGATCCAGTTCGCCGACCGCGTCCGGTTCGACGAGGCGATCCGCAGGGACATCGAGGCGAACGAAGGGGGCGGATCCCTGGAGGGGGTCCTCGAGCGCGGCGACCGCGCCAAGGCCGAGATCGAGGACTACACGAAGGTCGCCCGCGACCTCCACGGCCCCGGTCGTTTCCCCGACCTCTCGATCGGCTCGCCCGCCCCGGAGGCCGCCGGACGCAGGCTCGATGGCGAGGAGGAGACACTCGCCGAATATCGGGGTAAGGTCGTGGTGCTCGACTTCTGGGCGACGTGGTGCGGCCCCTGCCGAGAGATGATCCCCCACCAGCGAGAGCTGGTCGCCCGCCTGAAGGACCAGCCCTTTGCCCTGATCAGCATCAGCGCCGATCAGGAGAAGGAGCTCCTCACCGACTTCCTCGCCGACGAGGAGATGCCCTGGACCCACTGGTGGGATGGGCCGGATGGCGGGATCATCGACGCGTTCGACGTCTACCAGTACCCGACGATCTTCGTCCTGGACGGGCAAGGCGTCATCCGCGCCAAGGACGTGCGGGGCGAGCAGTTGTCGGATGTCGTCGACGCGCTGCTGGGCGAAGACGGCTCAAACCCGACGAAGTGAACCTGGGGCGAGCAGGCAGGGCCATCGGACTGCACCCCTATCCTTCCCTTGAGCCACGCGCGCCGGATCGTGAGGGCTGCAACTCCGTCCATAGACACCATTATCGGACCGTGCGGGTGCGGCCCGGCGGCGGGGCGAATTGCTCCCCCGGCCTCGCGTGACGACCCGACAGTGGCCGAGGAGATCGGATGCAGGCGGCCGCATAGCTCCAAAGAAGCCGTGCCAGAGTGCGGGCTACTTAACAGCCCGGCCACCGGGACCTCCCGACGGCCCGGCGGGACGCCCGCCTCGGGGCTCGCCCGCCGGGGCTTGCACCGGGCACCCCGACCGCGCTACCGTGATCTCGTCTTGGTCCTCCCCGAGCCGACCGGCGACGCCCCCCCCGCGAGTCCATCCCGATGGCCCACCCCATGATCACGCACCCCCTCGGCCTGGCCGCCCTCGCGACGGCCCAGGCGATCGCCGGCGCCGGGTCGGTCGCCACGCCGGCCCGGGACGAGGCCGTGCGGACGTACCGGGGGCTCGAGGAGATCAACCCCCCGGCCGAACCCGAGCCCGGCCCGCCGACGGCGATCGTCGGCGCCCGGCTGATCGACGGGCGCGGCGGCCCGGCGATCCCCGACGCGGCGGTCGTCATCCGCGGGGCGACGATCGTGGCCGCCGGGCCCCGCGCCGGGGTCGAGATCCCGGAGGACGCCCGCGTGGTCGAGGCCGCGGGCCTGTCGCTGCTGCCCGGGCTGATCGACGCCCACTTCCACCACGACCGCGACGACCCCGGCCACCGCATGCTCCGGCTGTCGCTCTCCCGCGGGGTGACGACCCTGCGCGACCCGGGGCACCCGATCCCGGCCTATCAGGCGGTCCGGGAGGCCCCCGGTCCCCTGCCGCGCTGCTTCCTGACGGGCCGGCACCTGGACCAGCAGCCGCACGCCCACCCGGACGACGCCGAGGCGATCCGCACGGCCGCGGAGGCCCGGGCCGCCGTCGGGCGCCGGGTCGCCGCCGGGGCGTCGGCGATCAAGGTCTACTACCGGCTGCCGCCTGAGCTGATCGGGGCGGCCAGCGAGGCGGCGCACGCCCGGGGGGTGCCGGTGACGGCGCACCTGGAGCTGGTCGACGCCGGGCGGGCGATCGAGGCGGGGGTCGACGGGGTCGAGCACGTCACTTCCTTCGGGACCGCCCTGGCCGAGCCGGAGCCGGCCGCGACCTTCCGGGCGGCGGTCGAGCGGGACAACGAGGCCCGGCACGAGGGCCGGTACCGGCTGTGGGCGACGATCGAGCCGGAGGACAACCCCCGGCTCGGGCCGCTGATCGAGGGGATGGTGGCCGGCGGGGTGGTCCTGTCGCCGACGCTGGCGGTGTTCGAGCGGCGTGCGGGGGACCGGGGCGTCGAGGGCCACCACGTGCGCGGCTTCGAGGCCATGCTCCGCTTCGTGGGGCACTGCCATGAGGCCGGGGTGCCGATCGTGGTCGGCTCGCACACCTGGGCGCCGC
This Tautonia plasticadhaerens DNA region includes the following protein-coding sequences:
- a CDS encoding sigma-70 family RNA polymerase sigma factor, translated to MTETTRLVQNLIDQALRGDIAARQELLEVHREHLRRMVAARLDRRLTSRVDPSDVVQETLADASKRMDDYLRERPLPFLGWLRQLAGERVIDAHRRHIASQRRSITRESRADAHPDDSSRALARRFLANDTSPSNRLSRRERCDQVMAALASLSARDREVLVMRYLEQLDAAQIAEALGITRGAVKARLLRALIHMRGRLEADG
- a CDS encoding DUF1559 family PulG-like putative transporter, whose amino-acid sequence is MHPNDSGPRPCRRRHRGFTLIELLVVIAIIGVLIALLLPAVQAAREAARRAQCVNNLKQMSLAANNYEATYGSYPPAMLVTWPSVGFSSLVHLCQYMEQVPLYNSVNFGLSYFFPANYTVAGTGFSALFCPSDESAFVSTPIQYGPPTYQQFHNHYSGVVGPWMAWGIQIGPSGLPTTDPQLSQHAKGTIIPGGRVTVASVRDGTSNTMMYTETGHGVFNENSRGYLHQWNVGQPTDWCLEARFPPNWGRRYSDPGNAALEQWAPFNAMSFHPGGVNVAFCDGSIRFLKDTVDSWTVPAPQVDGLPTGTSRTPAPPGSDYGLTVAPGAKVGVYQKLATRNGGELVSADEY
- a CDS encoding TlpA family protein disulfide reductase produces the protein MQLAPMTMVLILASLVPAAATAQDPGPTGPSADFEALRREYQAAEEAFRKYLREEYKEADAEGCRLYIPFSETPPAQFARRFLGFAEAHPDHPSAFDSLEHAIRGSYEYPDVRGRTLDLLRVSYVTEPEIERLVVPLIISHDGPTDDLVFEIIARNPDPEIRILAYKALIRRAEESIQFADRVRFDEAIRRDIEANEGGGSLEGVLERGDRAKAEIEDYTKVARDLHGPGRFPDLSIGSPAPEAAGRRLDGEEETLAEYRGKVVVLDFWATWCGPCREMIPHQRELVARLKDQPFALISISADQEKELLTDFLADEEMPWTHWWDGPDGGIIDAFDVYQYPTIFVLDGQGVIRAKDVRGEQLSDVVDALLGEDGSNPTK
- a CDS encoding amidohydrolase family protein; translated protein: MAHPMITHPLGLAALATAQAIAGAGSVATPARDEAVRTYRGLEEINPPAEPEPGPPTAIVGARLIDGRGGPAIPDAAVVIRGATIVAAGPRAGVEIPEDARVVEAAGLSLLPGLIDAHFHHDRDDPGHRMLRLSLSRGVTTLRDPGHPIPAYQAVREAPGPLPRCFLTGRHLDQQPHAHPDDAEAIRTAAEARAAVGRRVAAGASAIKVYYRLPPELIGAASEAAHARGVPVTAHLELVDAGRAIEAGVDGVEHVTSFGTALAEPEPAATFRAAVERDNEARHEGRYRLWATIEPEDNPRLGPLIEGMVAGGVVLSPTLAVFERRAGDRGVEGHHVRGFEAMLRFVGHCHEAGVPIVVGSHTWAPHAEEGGAYQRELELLVECGLTPGDAIVAATSRNAEYLGCADRLGAIAAGRQADVILVAGDPLEDIAAMGAVRGVMLNGRWVGQGGGSARRSGIGDEPGREGAGGPGQIPRRHPVGCPGHAADRPADRPGPWGWIGW